A section of the Metabacillus endolithicus genome encodes:
- the thiC gene encoding phosphomethylpyrimidine synthase ThiC — protein sequence MKITIKQPFPGSKKVYVQGSNPDIQVPVREITQSVTKNTYGEEVNPPVRVYDTSGPYTDITAEIDIRKGLPRAREKWILDRNDVKRYEGREIKPEDNGYKASSKHSNLEVFPSNQIHPLVAKDGNRVTQLYYARNGIITPEMEYIAIREQMDPEYVREEVASGRAIIPANINHPETEPMIIGKNFHVKINANIGNSAVSSSIEEEVEKMTWATRWGADTIMDLSTGKNIHTTREWIIRNSPVPVGTVPIYQALEKVNGIAEDLTWEVYRDTLIEQAEQGVDYFTIHAGVLLRYIPLTAKRTTGIVSRGGSILAQWCLAHHKENFLYTHFQDICEILSKYDISISLGDGLRPGSIADANDEAQFAELETLGELTKIAWNYDVQVMIEGPGHVPMHLIKENVEKQQEICKEAPFYTLGPLTTDIAPGYDHITSAIGAAMIGWFGTAMLCYVTPKEHLGLPNKEDVREGVIAYKIAAHAADLAKGHPGAQNRDDALSKARFEFRWHDQFNLSLDPERAREYHDETLPAEGAKTAHFCSMCGPKFCSMRISHDIRELGNDSSKPMHELLTEGMKEKSKEFIDGGSKIYR from the coding sequence ATGAAGATTACAATTAAACAGCCATTTCCCGGAAGTAAAAAAGTTTATGTACAAGGAAGTAATCCTGACATTCAAGTTCCTGTTAGAGAGATTACTCAGAGTGTAACGAAGAATACATATGGTGAAGAAGTTAATCCACCTGTTCGAGTTTATGATACGAGTGGACCATACACTGATATAACGGCTGAAATTGATATTAGAAAAGGATTACCAAGAGCGAGAGAAAAATGGATCCTTGATCGTAATGATGTTAAACGATACGAAGGACGAGAAATTAAGCCCGAGGATAATGGATATAAAGCTTCTAGTAAACATTCAAACTTAGAGGTTTTTCCCTCTAATCAAATTCACCCGTTGGTGGCAAAAGACGGTAACCGCGTAACACAGCTGTATTATGCTAGAAATGGGATTATCACACCCGAAATGGAGTATATTGCTATTCGAGAGCAAATGGACCCCGAATATGTACGTGAAGAAGTTGCATCTGGCCGTGCTATTATTCCAGCTAATATTAATCATCCCGAAACAGAACCAATGATTATAGGGAAAAATTTTCACGTTAAAATTAATGCTAATATCGGAAATTCTGCTGTTTCCTCTTCTATCGAAGAAGAAGTTGAAAAAATGACATGGGCAACTAGGTGGGGAGCAGACACGATAATGGACCTTTCAACAGGGAAAAACATTCATACAACCCGTGAATGGATTATCCGAAATTCTCCTGTTCCCGTTGGTACTGTCCCTATTTATCAGGCATTGGAAAAAGTGAATGGAATTGCTGAGGATTTAACATGGGAAGTTTATCGTGACACGCTTATTGAACAAGCAGAACAAGGGGTAGATTATTTTACTATACATGCTGGAGTTCTGCTTAGATATATTCCTTTAACAGCTAAACGAACCACTGGAATTGTTTCTAGAGGCGGCTCCATTTTAGCGCAATGGTGTTTAGCTCATCACAAAGAAAATTTCTTATATACTCACTTCCAAGATATTTGCGAAATTCTCTCAAAATATGATATTTCCATTTCTTTAGGTGATGGGTTAAGACCAGGCTCGATCGCCGATGCAAATGATGAAGCTCAATTTGCTGAGCTGGAGACTCTTGGTGAATTAACAAAGATCGCATGGAATTACGATGTTCAAGTGATGATTGAAGGCCCAGGCCATGTTCCAATGCATCTTATAAAAGAGAATGTTGAAAAGCAGCAGGAGATTTGTAAAGAAGCTCCATTTTACACCTTAGGTCCGTTAACTACTGATATTGCTCCAGGCTATGATCACATCACTTCTGCTATAGGTGCTGCGATGATTGGTTGGTTCGGAACAGCCATGCTTTGCTATGTAACACCAAAGGAGCATTTAGGTTTACCAAATAAAGAAGATGTTCGAGAAGGTGTAATTGCCTACAAAATTGCAGCACATGCTGCAGATTTAGCAAAAGGTCATCCTGGGGCACAAAACAGAGATGATGCTCTTTCAAAGGCACGCTTCGAATTTAGGTGGCATGATCAGTTTAATCTTTCCTTAGATCCAGAAAGAGCAAGAGAATACCATGATGAAACATTACCTGCTGAAGGAGCAAAAACAGCTCACTTTTGTTCAATGTGCGGACCGAAATTTTGCTCTATGAGAATATCACATGACATTAGAGAATTGGGTAATGACTCAAGTAAACCTATGCATGAGTTATTAACTGAAGGAATGAAAGAAAAGTCAAAAGAATTTATTGACGGTGGTTCAAAGATTTATAGATAA
- a CDS encoding ABC transporter permease subunit, with protein MIYQRELKKNLKSLIIWGIALSGIILMTLSIYPQFTQDQETMKELLNAYPDSFKQAFGMDRLDYGSLLGFYGVQVHFMTTLFGSIFAVMLASNIVAKEENEKTIEFLLSKPITRMQIMTEKWLAVMTNIALLNIIIMVISLIGFQFADDDPSIKTFILLVLATFLLHITFAAISLLLSTTMKKARTITSVSLGLVFLSYFLSVVSGITGNLEGLKYFSFFKYIDAADIIANQSIKPLYLCIMIAIATIMIVLSYVAYHRKDIAV; from the coding sequence ATGATATATCAACGTGAGTTAAAGAAAAACTTAAAATCACTTATTATTTGGGGGATTGCATTAAGTGGAATCATTTTAATGACACTTAGCATTTATCCTCAATTTACTCAGGATCAAGAAACAATGAAGGAATTGCTTAATGCTTACCCGGATTCTTTTAAACAAGCATTTGGAATGGATCGCCTTGATTATGGATCTTTACTCGGATTTTATGGAGTTCAAGTTCACTTTATGACAACGTTATTTGGGAGTATCTTTGCGGTTATGTTAGCTTCAAATATTGTAGCTAAGGAAGAAAATGAAAAAACAATTGAATTTTTATTATCAAAGCCGATTACTCGTATGCAAATTATGACTGAAAAGTGGCTAGCTGTTATGACAAATATCGCTTTGTTAAATATAATCATTATGGTGATTTCTCTCATTGGCTTTCAATTTGCTGATGATGATCCGTCGATAAAAACGTTTATATTGCTTGTTTTAGCAACTTTTCTACTGCATATTACATTTGCAGCTATATCACTCTTACTTTCAACGACAATGAAAAAGGCTAGAACAATCACATCGGTTTCATTAGGCTTGGTTTTTTTATCATATTTTTTAAGTGTAGTATCTGGTATTACCGGGAATTTAGAAGGACTCAAATATTTTAGTTTCTTCAAATATATCGATGCTGCTGACATTATTGCAAATCAATCCATTAAACCACTTTATCTATGTATCATGATAGCTATAGCTACTATAATGATTGTGTTAAGCTATGTTGCTTATCATCGTAAGGATATTGCTGTATAA
- a CDS encoding aspartyl-phosphate phosphatase Spo0E family protein, translated as MKSLDAVIEEYRKRMFSIAKEDGISAQRTLVASQNLDEILNIEMNKNKPSPINKKK; from the coding sequence GTGAAATCACTAGATGCAGTAATAGAAGAATACCGAAAAAGAATGTTTTCAATCGCTAAGGAAGATGGAATTAGTGCACAACGAACATTAGTTGCTAGTCAAAACTTAGATGAAATTTTAAATATTGAAATGAATAAAAATAAACCTTCACCTATAAATAAGAAAAAATAA
- a CDS encoding spore germination protein translates to MHDNILTPFFEVEDMKSYKDYLLSLSGMKELNKEDNPVDLLIRGSMIISIEEMLLTMEIKEFVNKNIPETTIETTIQGPQTGFSEDLETNINILRHRYHQPTLVIEDEKVGKKTQLIINIIYDSKEVDLDVLKEFKDKLKGIDKDVVQSAGQLSRLISGKKAILFPTVVISERPDRIAYNLSKGKVIVLMEGTRFALILPSVFYDFMSSMDDLYQAKGISKFLLLLRYLGLAIALLLPAIYVGITAFNPELFRVQLALSIAGSRASVPYPAYIEVLFMLIMMELLTEASIRLPKAIGPTATTVGGLILGQAATEAGLVSNIMIIIVSAVAISNFVIPINEMGFAMRVTKYFLLAMATFTGLIGVIVALIASFFI, encoded by the coding sequence ATACATGATAATATTTTAACGCCCTTTTTTGAAGTAGAAGATATGAAAAGCTACAAAGATTACTTATTATCATTATCCGGGATGAAAGAATTAAATAAAGAAGATAATCCTGTTGATTTATTAATACGTGGTTCTATGATTATCTCGATTGAAGAGATGCTGTTAACAATGGAAATTAAAGAGTTTGTAAACAAGAACATACCTGAGACAACGATTGAAACAACAATCCAAGGGCCTCAAACAGGTTTTAGTGAAGATTTGGAAACGAATATAAATATTCTTAGACATCGCTATCATCAACCAACACTGGTGATAGAAGATGAAAAAGTTGGTAAAAAAACACAACTAATTATCAATATTATCTACGATAGTAAAGAGGTTGATTTGGATGTGTTGAAGGAGTTTAAAGACAAGCTGAAAGGCATCGATAAGGATGTTGTCCAATCAGCTGGCCAACTTTCGAGATTGATAAGTGGAAAAAAAGCAATATTATTCCCGACCGTTGTTATATCAGAACGACCTGATCGAATTGCCTATAATTTATCAAAAGGTAAAGTAATTGTTTTAATGGAAGGGACTAGGTTTGCACTCATTTTGCCTTCTGTATTTTATGACTTTATGAGCTCGATGGATGATTTGTATCAAGCTAAGGGGATTTCGAAGTTTCTTCTCTTATTAAGGTACTTAGGTCTTGCCATTGCTCTTCTGCTTCCTGCAATTTATGTTGGAATTACTGCATTTAATCCTGAGTTGTTTAGGGTTCAGCTCGCTCTATCAATTGCGGGTAGTCGTGCATCTGTTCCATACCCAGCTTATATTGAAGTGTTATTCATGCTAATTATGATGGAGTTATTAACTGAGGCAAGTATTAGATTGCCAAAAGCGATAGGACCAACGGCCACAACAGTTGGAGGTCTTATTCTGGGGCAGGCAGCTACAGAGGCTGGTCTTGTAAGTAATATCATGATTATTATTGTATCAGCAGTTGCTATTTCTAATTTCGTGATCCCAATAAATGAAATGGGTTTTGCGATGAGGGTGACAAAATATTTTCTCTTAGCGATGGCAACCTTTACAGGATTAATAGGGGTTATAGTAGCTTTAATAGCTTCATTTTTTATCTAG
- a CDS encoding tyrosine-type recombinase/integrase: protein MNTEKNMIEEFSIWQKQLGKAEGTIKTYIGVLEKFEAWLSSKGKSLNSVSRNDVQLYMDELENQQKTAGTIEKYLAAISVFVRFIDKSEIVLDIKRKEKIKDTSIPESLEESEEKKLLLEVKADGNLRNIAIVYTLLYTGIRISELCALNFDDIQEVDGKKKLLIKDNDGEIDRFIPLTTDVSYHLENYIDSLTIKKDAIFVSSVNKRLSTRAVQYMLQKYDVNPHKLRHTFCQKLINKGINLHIVAKLAGHKDVNVTKRYVGNTQPNLDNAIDQAFS from the coding sequence ATGAACACTGAGAAGAATATGATTGAGGAATTTAGTATTTGGCAAAAACAACTAGGAAAAGCTGAAGGTACAATCAAAACTTATATTGGTGTACTAGAAAAATTCGAGGCTTGGTTATCATCAAAAGGTAAATCACTAAATTCAGTCTCTAGGAATGATGTTCAGTTATATATGGATGAACTTGAGAATCAACAAAAAACGGCTGGAACAATTGAAAAATATTTAGCGGCTATTAGTGTTTTTGTTCGTTTTATAGACAAGTCTGAAATTGTTTTGGATATCAAGCGTAAAGAGAAGATTAAGGATACAAGCATTCCTGAATCTCTGGAAGAAAGTGAAGAGAAAAAACTATTACTTGAAGTTAAAGCAGATGGTAATCTTCGCAATATAGCGATTGTTTATACATTATTATATACGGGCATTCGTATATCTGAACTATGTGCTTTAAATTTTGATGATATTCAAGAGGTTGATGGAAAAAAGAAGTTATTAATAAAAGATAATGATGGTGAGATTGATCGTTTTATTCCATTAACAACAGATGTAAGTTATCATCTGGAGAATTATATTGATTCTTTAACTATTAAAAAAGATGCCATATTTGTATCAAGTGTGAATAAGCGGCTCTCTACTAGAGCTGTGCAGTATATGCTACAAAAATATGATGTTAATCCACATAAGCTTCGTCATACATTTTGCCAGAAGCTAATTAATAAAGGAATTAATCTTCATATAGTTGCAAAATTAGCAGGTCATAAAGACGTTAATGTGACAAAAAGATATGTTGGAAATACACAGCCGAATTTGGATAATGCAATTGATCAAGCTTTTTCATAG
- a CDS encoding processed acidic surface protein yields MKKIIVLCVALFCLTQQPAFAAPPQEDIDQILTELGWSQQELIDYLEYYELSLDDFETAEDLRFMLGTPITDENLAELLASYEMTRQEMDVVLAEFGETLDDYYFIEDLDVALSFYLDHDGEMAEIEEFLALIGLTDEEVDSLFNHFMALDEQQLEQEMEGIITRLDPFLMMEDMTVLTDAQQDELVSILQDMMNVLQLDARFYLDDNNGVRTEVTFKELMNMEELYGNTLTIELYNTNGDMLLDMSLSEDMLSSEFFIESGIELAEVGDMAGELTNLLHNRLPDTASSLWMNMLLGLLAIGVGITGFFLTKRSQQVK; encoded by the coding sequence ATGAAAAAAATAATTGTTTTATGTGTTGCATTGTTTTGTTTAACACAGCAACCTGCATTTGCTGCACCACCTCAGGAAGATATTGATCAGATATTAACCGAATTAGGCTGGTCGCAACAAGAGTTAATAGATTATCTTGAGTATTATGAATTAAGTTTAGATGATTTTGAAACAGCAGAAGATCTTCGTTTTATGTTAGGTACTCCGATTACTGATGAAAACCTAGCTGAATTATTAGCTTCTTATGAAATGACCAGACAAGAAATGGATGTTGTTTTAGCAGAATTTGGTGAAACTCTTGATGATTATTATTTCATTGAAGATCTTGATGTTGCCTTAAGTTTTTATTTAGATCATGATGGAGAAATGGCAGAGATTGAAGAATTTCTAGCTTTAATCGGTTTAACTGATGAAGAAGTAGACTCCTTATTTAATCATTTCATGGCACTTGATGAACAACAGCTAGAGCAAGAAATGGAAGGCATAATAACAAGGCTTGATCCATTTTTAATGATGGAAGATATGACAGTTTTAACTGATGCACAACAGGATGAATTAGTTTCAATCCTTCAAGATATGATGAATGTTTTACAATTAGATGCACGCTTCTATTTAGATGATAACAATGGAGTGCGAACAGAGGTTACTTTTAAAGAACTAATGAATATGGAAGAGCTATATGGTAATACATTAACAATAGAGTTATATAACACAAATGGAGACATGCTTTTAGATATGAGTTTATCTGAAGATATGTTAAGCTCTGAATTCTTTATTGAATCTGGTATTGAACTTGCGGAAGTAGGAGATATGGCCGGAGAGCTAACTAACCTTCTACACAACCGATTACCGGATACAGCTTCTTCATTATGGATGAATATGCTTCTCGGATTATTAGCTATTGGTGTGGGAATAACAGGATTTTTCTTAACAAAAAGATCTCAACAGGTTAAGTAA
- a CDS encoding Ger(x)C family spore germination C-terminal domain-containing protein: protein MKVEKEGKPYFLFSTDKIRASFDLKSEKSNRPVISFDVQLSGIVEEAFETLDEAKANEYEKAVKMEVEEQINSLLKKLQKEEVDPLGFGLRYRATETGKESNKIEKWDEMYPDVQFKVNITVDMNNVGIIHDQEGHPE, encoded by the coding sequence ATTAAGGTAGAAAAAGAGGGGAAACCCTATTTTCTTTTTTCAACAGATAAAATTAGGGCAAGCTTTGATTTAAAAAGTGAAAAAAGTAATCGACCGGTTATATCTTTTGATGTTCAACTAAGTGGTATCGTTGAAGAGGCTTTTGAAACATTAGATGAAGCTAAGGCTAATGAGTATGAAAAAGCGGTTAAAATGGAGGTTGAAGAACAAATTAACAGCCTGCTAAAAAAGCTTCAAAAGGAAGAAGTAGATCCACTTGGTTTTGGATTAAGGTACCGTGCAACAGAAACAGGTAAAGAATCTAATAAAATTGAGAAATGGGATGAAATGTATCCTGATGTTCAATTTAAAGTGAATATAACAGTGGATATGAACAATGTAGGCATTATACATGATCAGGAAGGTCATCCCGAATAA
- a CDS encoding TetR/AcrR family transcriptional regulator: MYSAFEKLPDEKREKILTTCIEEFSKTGYEKTSTETITSRAGISKGILFHYFKSKKNLYLYVVDYCRKLIGDKIIEEIKKVKTDDFFERIKEVVLIKQRIQYDFLIETKLVTSATLHPPVELKEQLQNLLQKNTDQYSGEFLAKLLDKQLLEGHPSPEKIMELTMLALDSVTKKYVHLFESKQLEYDDILEKMMPELDEYIDIIKYGVYGSR, translated from the coding sequence TTGTATTCTGCATTTGAAAAATTACCTGATGAAAAGAGAGAAAAGATTTTAACAACCTGTATCGAAGAGTTTTCAAAAACTGGTTATGAAAAAACCTCAACTGAGACAATTACTTCAAGAGCTGGTATATCAAAAGGAATTCTTTTTCATTATTTTAAAAGTAAGAAAAACCTTTATTTATATGTTGTTGACTATTGCAGAAAGCTAATCGGAGATAAAATTATCGAAGAAATAAAAAAAGTTAAGACCGATGATTTTTTTGAAAGAATAAAAGAGGTTGTTCTCATTAAACAAAGAATTCAATATGACTTTTTAATTGAAACAAAACTCGTTACAAGTGCTACTCTTCATCCACCGGTTGAATTAAAAGAACAATTACAGAATTTGTTACAAAAGAATACTGATCAATATAGTGGAGAATTTTTAGCGAAGCTGTTAGATAAACAATTATTAGAAGGTCACCCCTCACCTGAAAAGATAATGGAATTAACTATGCTTGCATTAGATTCTGTTACTAAAAAATATGTTCATCTTTTTGAAAGTAAACAGTTAGAATACGACGATATACTAGAAAAAATGATGCCGGAACTTGATGAATATATTGATATTATTAAATATGGAGTGTATGGAAGTCGTTGA
- a CDS encoding MOSC domain-containing protein gives MNQKIIWLSKGKPSTLEHKGKEFRSGICKNQVEKLEVKASNIVDDDVANHEYHGGLERVICVYPYEHYEFWENLYKQTLPKAAFGENLTVSGMKETAVCIGDIYQIGEVVVQVSQGRFPCSTINKYTNINTLLNKIVEHGYTGYFFRVLEEGKISSNSSIKLLKKHPAEISVAAIHDTFFHHKDDLSQVEKILSLSELSEEWHVRMKKLRRQLMKR, from the coding sequence TTGAATCAAAAAATTATTTGGCTTAGTAAAGGAAAACCATCTACACTTGAACATAAAGGAAAAGAATTTCGTTCAGGGATATGTAAAAATCAAGTTGAAAAACTAGAGGTTAAAGCAAGCAATATTGTAGACGATGATGTAGCTAACCACGAGTACCACGGAGGGCTTGAACGTGTCATTTGTGTTTATCCCTACGAACATTATGAATTTTGGGAGAACCTTTACAAACAAACATTACCAAAAGCTGCTTTTGGAGAAAACCTAACTGTTTCAGGTATGAAAGAAACAGCTGTATGTATAGGTGATATTTATCAAATTGGTGAAGTTGTAGTTCAAGTTTCACAAGGACGATTTCCTTGTTCAACGATCAACAAGTATACAAATATCAACACATTATTAAATAAGATCGTTGAACATGGTTATACCGGTTATTTCTTTCGTGTTTTAGAGGAAGGAAAAATCTCTTCAAATTCGAGTATTAAACTGTTAAAAAAACATCCTGCAGAGATTTCAGTTGCAGCCATTCACGATACATTTTTCCATCATAAAGATGATCTATCTCAAGTTGAAAAGATTCTATCTCTTAGTGAACTGTCTGAAGAATGGCATGTTCGTATGAAGAAGCTGCGTCGACAATTGATGAAAAGGTAA
- a CDS encoding thiamine pyrophosphate-binding protein translates to MKAIRAVLNYLQNGGVKYIFGIPAGSVNAFFDELYDLPEITPIVTKHEGAASYMAASYAKYSQSLSVCIGCSGPGGTNLVTGAANAMREHLPVLFITGAVPVNTFGLNASQELNAQPVFEPVTKFSATVNRSDELMDIVEEAVNIAMSGVPGPVHVAIPIDIQLEMVDENIEIPGFPVMKKVVPQQEIVEKTAERLLHHQDGIIFVGQGARQAVDEVIELAELLNMSIICSPQAKGLMEDSHPLFKGVFGFAGHEKASEIVNESKGNTLLIAGSSLGETATNNWNVNLTKNREVIQIDFDSTVFDRKYQVNIPIVGDCKLTLRAIIEEVKKHVNDQHVYFKKEEFFELEHHLNEFNSQNVLVALQRSLPESTRYTIDIGEFMSYVIHYMKVKEPDTFDINVHFGAMGTGIGTAIGSKLAEPERDVVCITGDGCFFMHGMEILTAKEYELPILFIVMNNARLGMVYHGHNLQYQRSHSRFEQKAVSIATVAESMGISSACVQRMEDLTPELILQLQSEKGPSVLEIQLVDQNIPPMGDRVKFLSSFGK, encoded by the coding sequence ATGAAGGCAATTCGAGCTGTGCTTAATTATTTACAAAATGGCGGAGTGAAATATATATTTGGAATTCCAGCAGGTTCTGTGAATGCGTTTTTTGATGAGCTGTATGATCTCCCAGAGATAACTCCTATTGTTACAAAGCATGAAGGTGCTGCTTCATATATGGCTGCTTCTTATGCAAAATATTCTCAGAGTTTAAGTGTTTGTATAGGATGTAGTGGACCAGGTGGTACAAACTTAGTTACAGGTGCAGCGAATGCAATGCGAGAGCATTTACCCGTTTTGTTTATAACAGGTGCTGTTCCTGTAAATACTTTTGGACTTAATGCTTCGCAAGAGCTAAATGCACAACCAGTATTTGAACCGGTTACGAAGTTTAGTGCCACTGTAAACCGTTCTGATGAACTTATGGACATTGTTGAAGAAGCGGTGAATATTGCCATGTCAGGTGTTCCGGGGCCAGTTCATGTTGCGATCCCAATAGATATTCAGCTTGAAATGGTTGATGAAAATATTGAAATTCCTGGATTCCCAGTCATGAAAAAGGTTGTTCCTCAACAAGAGATTGTAGAAAAAACTGCCGAAAGGTTACTACACCATCAAGATGGAATTATTTTTGTCGGACAAGGAGCAAGACAAGCTGTTGATGAAGTAATTGAATTAGCAGAGCTACTAAATATGTCTATTATTTGTTCTCCGCAAGCAAAAGGTTTAATGGAAGACAGTCATCCGCTGTTTAAAGGAGTATTTGGTTTTGCTGGTCATGAGAAGGCTTCTGAAATTGTTAACGAAAGCAAAGGGAATACTCTTCTCATTGCTGGTTCAAGCTTAGGTGAAACTGCCACAAATAATTGGAATGTTAATTTAACAAAAAATAGAGAAGTTATCCAAATTGATTTTGATTCAACTGTTTTTGATCGCAAATACCAAGTTAATATACCTATAGTAGGGGATTGTAAGTTAACATTACGTGCAATCATTGAAGAGGTGAAAAAGCATGTTAATGATCAACATGTTTATTTCAAGAAAGAAGAGTTTTTCGAACTTGAACATCATTTAAATGAGTTTAACTCTCAAAATGTGTTAGTAGCTCTACAAAGAAGTTTACCAGAGTCTACTCGATATACAATTGACATTGGTGAATTCATGTCATATGTTATTCATTACATGAAGGTAAAAGAGCCTGATACATTTGATATTAATGTCCATTTCGGTGCCATGGGTACTGGAATAGGAACAGCAATAGGAAGTAAATTAGCTGAACCCGAAAGAGATGTTGTCTGCATAACAGGTGACGGTTGTTTCTTTATGCATGGCATGGAAATATTAACAGCAAAGGAATATGAGCTACCTATCCTTTTTATTGTGATGAATAATGCACGTCTTGGGATGGTTTATCATGGACATAATTTACAATATCAACGTTCGCATTCACGCTTCGAACAAAAAGCAGTGAGTATTGCTACAGTAGCAGAATCAATGGGTATATCCAGTGCATGTGTTCAACGAATGGAAGATTTAACACCAGAACTCATTCTACAGCTACAGTCTGAAAAGGGCCCTTCTGTATTGGAAATTCAACTTGTTGATCAAAATATTCCACCAATGGGTGATCGAGTAAAATTTCTTTCATCGTTTGGAAAATAA
- a CDS encoding YmaF family protein: MILIGADKPHHAHRFSAITTTYGEHFHIIDGFTREVNGNSFDRHRHLYRGITSFKNKHYHRFYGETGPAIPLPGGGHYHLFEDRTYYNYDEPIDIEYGGVLYGEGERPKHDHRFQGKTYGIVGEDPLARMSCTGITTNLINHKGTMK; the protein is encoded by the coding sequence ATGATTTTAATTGGAGCAGATAAGCCACATCATGCTCACCGATTTTCAGCTATCACAACAACATATGGAGAACACTTTCACATAATTGACGGATTTACAAGGGAAGTAAATGGCAATAGTTTTGATCGCCACCGCCATTTATATAGAGGAATTACTTCTTTTAAAAATAAACATTATCATCGATTTTATGGTGAAACAGGCCCTGCTATACCGTTACCGGGTGGAGGTCATTATCACTTATTTGAAGATCGAACTTATTATAATTATGACGAGCCGATCGATATAGAATATGGTGGCGTGCTGTATGGTGAAGGAGAACGTCCAAAACACGATCACCGATTTCAGGGAAAAACTTATGGGATTGTAGGGGAAGATCCGCTTGCGAGAATGTCATGTACGGGAATTACGACAAATTTAATTAACCATAAAGGCACCATGAAATAA
- a CDS encoding MerR family transcriptional regulator, producing MNHQDRSYKDKKVISIGTVSELTGLTLRQIRYYEERKLIAPYRNERGTRKYSFSDIETLMDIADKREDGVQTTEILKEMRLKERQRESEADVRKKMLQGQLNAQFRFGRGRN from the coding sequence ATGAATCACCAAGACCGCTCATACAAGGATAAAAAGGTAATCTCAATTGGGACTGTCAGTGAGTTGACTGGATTAACGTTGAGACAAATTCGATATTACGAAGAAAGAAAACTAATTGCTCCATACCGGAATGAACGAGGTACTAGAAAATATTCGTTCTCTGATATTGAGACACTAATGGACATTGCAGATAAACGAGAGGACGGTGTACAAACAACTGAAATCTTAAAAGAAATGAGATTAAAAGAAAGACAACGAGAAAGTGAAGCTGATGTTAGAAAAAAAATGCTACAAGGTCAGTTGAATGCACAATTCAGGTTTGGACGTGGCAGAAATTAA
- a CDS encoding class D sortase: MVTRIVSYLSIGLILVGITVFIYQTYWITIGFQSINEQEVKASYSPPQQGKTIKTVNQDPPEEGTKLGILTIPKLDRTLPIFQGASEEILKKGVGHISSTPLPGEESNSVLSAHRDTFFRQLDSLVVGDKLIVNRSDVSFIYKIKRIRIVNKNDKTVIVPKPKSTLTLTTCYPFTYIGPAPQRYIIEAELITKPKIEQ; encoded by the coding sequence ATGGTTACTAGGATTGTCTCTTATCTATCTATCGGGCTAATCTTAGTTGGAATCACCGTTTTTATCTATCAAACCTATTGGATTACAATTGGATTTCAATCGATAAATGAACAAGAGGTAAAAGCATCCTATTCTCCACCTCAACAAGGTAAAACAATAAAAACTGTCAATCAAGATCCTCCTGAAGAAGGTACAAAACTAGGAATATTAACTATTCCTAAGCTCGATAGAACATTGCCTATATTTCAGGGAGCAAGTGAGGAAATCCTTAAAAAGGGTGTTGGTCATATATCATCTACACCCTTACCTGGTGAGGAAAGTAACTCAGTCTTATCGGCACATCGCGATACCTTTTTTCGTCAACTTGATTCTTTAGTCGTTGGAGATAAACTAATCGTGAATCGATCAGATGTATCTTTTATATACAAAATTAAAAGAATTAGAATTGTCAATAAAAACGATAAAACGGTAATTGTTCCGAAACCAAAAAGTACGTTAACACTTACAACCTGCTATCCTTTCACCTATATCGGACCAGCACCACAACGATACATTATTGAAGCCGAGTTAATTACAAAGCCAAAAATTGAACAATAA